A part of Myxococcus landrumus genomic DNA contains:
- the pyk gene encoding pyruvate kinase: MRRAKIVCTLGPASQSQEMLEALLENGMDVARLNFSHGSHEQHAENIAKLRAASLKVRKAVGILGDLQGPKIRTGRFTKGSTELKEGGTFHITTDETVPGTDDIVSTTYPFLAADVNAGDRILLDDGLLELKVLHTDKQKLIKTEVIHGGTLKNNKGINLPGVAVRADALTPKDREDLVFGIKAGVDYIALSFVRQPSDLETARQAMAEVGRSVPIIAKLEKPEAIARLDAILDKTDGVMVARGDLGVEIPPEEVPAVQKDIVRRCNLRGLPVIVATQMLNSMIDNPRPTRAEASDVANAVFDGADAVMLSGETASGKFPIESVQMMERIILAAESSSRVQGGLTRPMDVPMGLSANFPDVIARVACEAAKASAATLIAAFTLSGVTARLLSHYRPSVPIVAFSPNQEVRRRLSLVWGVVPRVLEPIQDTEAMVRRVEEELLARGLGRKGDRIVIVFGAPVGQPGKINSLRLHTIDG, from the coding sequence ATGCGACGAGCGAAGATTGTCTGCACCCTCGGGCCTGCGAGTCAGAGCCAGGAGATGTTGGAGGCGTTGCTGGAGAACGGCATGGACGTGGCGAGGTTGAACTTCTCGCACGGCAGCCACGAGCAGCACGCGGAGAACATCGCCAAGCTGCGCGCGGCCTCGCTGAAGGTGCGCAAGGCGGTGGGCATCCTGGGAGACCTGCAGGGCCCGAAGATTCGCACCGGCCGCTTCACGAAGGGCAGCACGGAGCTGAAGGAGGGCGGCACCTTCCACATCACCACCGACGAGACGGTGCCGGGCACGGACGACATCGTGTCCACGACGTACCCGTTCCTGGCGGCGGACGTGAATGCGGGAGACCGCATCCTGCTGGATGACGGCTTGCTGGAGCTGAAGGTCCTGCACACGGACAAGCAGAAGCTCATCAAGACGGAGGTCATCCACGGCGGCACGCTGAAGAACAACAAGGGCATCAACCTGCCCGGCGTGGCGGTGCGCGCGGACGCGCTGACGCCCAAGGACCGCGAGGACCTCGTCTTCGGCATCAAGGCGGGCGTGGACTACATCGCGCTGTCCTTCGTGCGGCAGCCGTCGGACCTGGAGACGGCGCGGCAGGCGATGGCGGAGGTGGGGCGCTCGGTGCCCATCATCGCCAAGCTGGAGAAGCCGGAGGCGATTGCCCGGCTGGACGCCATCCTGGACAAGACGGACGGGGTGATGGTGGCCCGTGGCGACCTGGGCGTGGAGATTCCGCCCGAGGAGGTGCCCGCGGTTCAGAAGGACATCGTCCGGCGGTGCAACCTGCGCGGGCTGCCGGTCATCGTGGCCACGCAGATGCTGAACTCGATGATTGACAACCCGCGGCCCACGCGCGCCGAGGCGAGCGACGTGGCGAACGCGGTGTTCGACGGCGCGGACGCGGTGATGCTGTCGGGCGAGACGGCGAGCGGCAAGTTCCCCATCGAGTCGGTGCAGATGATGGAGCGCATCATCCTGGCGGCGGAGTCGTCGTCCAGGGTGCAGGGCGGGTTGACGCGCCCCATGGATGTGCCGATGGGGCTGTCGGCGAACTTCCCGGACGTGATTGCGCGCGTGGCGTGTGAGGCGGCGAAGGCGAGCGCGGCGACGCTCATCGCGGCCTTCACGTTGTCGGGTGTGACGGCGCGGCTCTTGTCGCACTACCGGCCGTCGGTGCCCATTGTCGCGTTCAGCCCGAACCAGGAGGTCCGCCGCCGGCTGTCCCTGGTGTGGGGCGTGGTGCCGCGAGTGCTGGAGCCCATCCAGGACACGGAGGCGATGGTGCGCCGGGTGGAAGAGGAGCTGCTCGCCCGGGGCCTGGGTCGCAAGGGCGACCGCATCGTCATCGTGTTCGGTGCGCCGGTGGGCCAGCCTGGGAAGATCAACAGCCTCCGGCTGCACACCATCGACGGCTGA
- a CDS encoding imm11 family protein, translating to MYYSLDYKLDYDATGIQRVALGPTPAPEVAWTMGIRYPKQVPEPIECYLDPRSGPVMPDWIAGLTLFSQRFVEVLKSAGVRNMDIYDAVVIDRERDKRYTNYKAVNIVGRVSCADLEKSEFVPDYEPPLMEFEKLVIDESRTMGVPLFRLAESVGFILVSEQVKQAIEAAGLMGIRVVSLEDPSAY from the coding sequence ATGTACTACAGCCTGGACTACAAACTGGACTACGACGCGACAGGCATTCAGAGGGTGGCGTTGGGGCCCACGCCCGCACCAGAGGTGGCCTGGACAATGGGGATTCGCTACCCCAAGCAGGTGCCCGAACCCATCGAATGCTATCTGGATCCGCGCAGTGGCCCGGTCATGCCTGACTGGATTGCCGGTTTGACACTCTTCTCCCAACGCTTCGTGGAGGTGCTCAAGAGCGCGGGAGTGCGCAACATGGACATCTACGACGCGGTGGTCATCGACCGCGAACGGGACAAGCGCTACACGAACTACAAGGCAGTCAACATTGTCGGGCGAGTGAGCTGCGCGGACCTCGAGAAGTCCGAGTTCGTTCCGGACTACGAGCCACCGCTGATGGAGTTTGAGAAGCTCGTCATCGACGAGAGTCGAACGATGGGAGTGCCCCTGTTCCGCTTGGCGGAGTCCGTGGGGTTCATCCTCGTCTCCGAACAGGTCAAGCAGGCCATCGAGGCCGCGGGCCTCATGGGTATCCGAGTGGTGTCTTTGGAGGACCCCTCGGCTTATTGA
- a CDS encoding NFACT RNA binding domain-containing protein has protein sequence MSLRPSELEQVVAEVGSKLTGAVAQKAWCPLPRLCYLELRVPGRSILLCLCAEGDLSRVSVAESRFPTPGEPAPFQRWLRHELTGAKLQGARYREAERVVELDFEREEVRRRLVMELGAPGGLLILSEQGRVLMLSGEGLGPKRNLYPGAAWTLPEAQPAQALEKARQSPSRLVPEEGDPLPFSHAAEKLLGAKDQSSRAESIRRRLAQPYRARLKRSSRTLEKVRAEAGRGPDAEKHRRLGELLAQNLFRLKRGATQVTLTEYTEEGPQDVAVTLDPKRTPKEEADWHFHQYRRLLRGVEQARHREAELAREVAHAQAALEQVERMDEAMLLAQVEVLHISAGSDATPEGRPFKEYVGHTGARIWVGRGSEDNDTLTFKVARPWHLWFHARGVPGSHVVLPLEKGQEPGQEVLLDAAHLALHHSGAKGEPRGEVSYVQVKFVRKVKGGAHGQVTYTREKTFVVRMEPERLERLLKSRHTEVPAP, from the coding sequence ATGTCGCTGCGTCCCTCGGAGCTGGAGCAGGTGGTGGCGGAGGTGGGCTCGAAGCTGACGGGAGCGGTGGCCCAGAAGGCCTGGTGCCCGCTTCCGAGGCTCTGCTACCTGGAGCTGCGAGTCCCCGGACGCTCCATCCTCTTGTGCCTGTGCGCCGAGGGAGACCTGTCCCGGGTGTCCGTCGCCGAGTCGCGCTTCCCCACACCGGGCGAGCCCGCTCCCTTCCAGCGCTGGCTCCGCCACGAGCTCACCGGCGCGAAGCTCCAGGGCGCGCGCTACCGCGAGGCGGAGCGGGTGGTGGAGCTGGACTTCGAGCGTGAGGAGGTCCGCCGTCGTCTGGTGATGGAGCTGGGCGCGCCGGGCGGGCTGCTCATCTTGAGCGAGCAGGGCCGGGTGTTGATGCTCTCGGGAGAGGGCCTGGGCCCCAAGCGCAACCTCTATCCGGGCGCGGCGTGGACGCTCCCGGAGGCGCAGCCGGCGCAGGCGCTGGAGAAGGCGCGGCAGTCGCCCTCGCGCCTGGTGCCAGAGGAGGGGGACCCGCTTCCTTTCTCCCACGCGGCGGAGAAGCTGCTCGGGGCCAAGGACCAGTCCAGTCGCGCGGAGTCCATCCGCCGGCGGCTGGCGCAGCCGTACCGGGCGCGGCTCAAGCGCTCCTCGCGCACGCTGGAGAAGGTGAGGGCGGAGGCGGGGCGCGGGCCGGACGCGGAGAAGCACCGCCGGCTGGGAGAGCTGCTCGCGCAGAACCTCTTTCGCCTCAAGCGCGGCGCCACCCAGGTGACGCTCACCGAGTACACGGAGGAAGGTCCCCAGGACGTCGCGGTGACGTTGGACCCCAAGCGCACGCCGAAGGAGGAGGCGGACTGGCACTTCCACCAGTACCGCCGGCTCCTGCGCGGCGTGGAGCAGGCGCGTCACCGCGAGGCGGAGCTGGCGCGTGAGGTGGCCCACGCGCAGGCGGCGCTGGAGCAGGTGGAGCGGATGGACGAGGCGATGCTGCTCGCGCAGGTGGAGGTGCTGCACATCTCCGCGGGGAGCGACGCGACGCCGGAGGGGCGCCCCTTCAAGGAGTACGTGGGCCACACGGGCGCGCGCATCTGGGTGGGGCGAGGCTCCGAGGACAACGACACGCTCACCTTCAAGGTGGCCCGGCCCTGGCACCTGTGGTTCCACGCGCGAGGTGTGCCGGGCAGCCACGTGGTGCTTCCGCTGGAGAAGGGGCAGGAGCCGGGACAGGAGGTGCTGCTGGACGCGGCGCACCTGGCGCTGCACCACTCGGGGGCGAAGGGCGAGCCGCGCGGCGAGGTGAGCTACGTGCAAGTGAAGTTCGTGCGCAAGGTGAAGGGGGGCGCGCACGGTCAAGTGACGTACACGCGCGAGAAGACCTTCGTGGTGCGCATGGAGCCGGAGCGGCTGGAGCGACTGCTCAAGTCTCGTCATACCGAGGTGCCCGCTCCGTGA
- a CDS encoding M50 family metallopeptidase: MFRFRLGSIPVEVHPSHLLVSGLLAYSSMHAAQNGWPFRQVEGAPALGQASAVVVYVLSWMLIVFVSVLVHELGHALASRLFGYRPSIALVWLGGHTLPTDVPGPLPWKRDLLITAAGPFFGLMLGILSLVGLVFLKSLSPALDFFLQTFAYANFIWAIFNLLPVLPLDGGRLANTLTTRIFGPRRGIIASQGLALLVCVGVLVFALRTGWLFAAIFFVMYGIQAFRMLTEALNASSAPASGGGSPLESPLVAKLREAKIALDAGRLEDARRLGGIVLEGGESLTAEMASHTHHLLGWVALKEGHGRQALDHFSQVQGRQVEPHAVAAAFSLVGDDARALDWWKQAWQMSSDRTVMHEYAGTLIRLGRTEEAMKLPSVEAAAAFSCAERVLFIRGVYSEAAAVGEAALQYAPSASIAYDAACAYARARNVPDAVRMLRRASELGFKDKAYAASDSDLSPLHGQPAFEEWLTELGQSAAS; the protein is encoded by the coding sequence ATGTTCCGCTTTCGTCTCGGGAGCATTCCCGTCGAAGTCCACCCCAGTCACCTGCTGGTCTCCGGCCTGCTTGCCTATAGCTCCATGCACGCCGCGCAGAACGGTTGGCCCTTCCGTCAGGTGGAAGGGGCCCCCGCGCTGGGGCAGGCCAGCGCCGTGGTCGTCTATGTCCTGTCGTGGATGCTCATCGTCTTCGTGTCCGTGCTGGTCCATGAGCTGGGCCACGCCCTGGCCAGCCGCCTGTTCGGCTACCGGCCCAGCATCGCGCTCGTCTGGTTGGGGGGTCACACGCTCCCCACCGATGTCCCCGGCCCTCTTCCCTGGAAGAGGGACTTGCTCATCACCGCGGCGGGGCCCTTCTTCGGCCTGATGCTGGGCATCCTCAGCCTGGTGGGCCTGGTGTTCCTGAAGTCGCTCAGCCCCGCGCTCGACTTCTTCCTCCAGACGTTCGCCTACGCCAACTTCATCTGGGCCATCTTCAACCTGCTGCCGGTGCTCCCCCTGGACGGGGGGCGGCTGGCCAACACCCTGACCACGCGCATCTTCGGGCCCCGGCGCGGAATCATCGCGTCGCAGGGCCTGGCGCTCCTGGTGTGCGTGGGCGTGCTCGTCTTCGCCCTGCGGACCGGGTGGCTGTTCGCCGCCATCTTCTTCGTCATGTACGGCATCCAGGCCTTCCGCATGCTGACGGAGGCGCTCAACGCCTCCAGCGCCCCCGCGAGCGGCGGCGGCAGTCCCCTGGAGAGCCCGCTGGTGGCGAAGCTGCGCGAGGCGAAGATTGCCCTCGACGCGGGGCGGCTGGAGGACGCGCGCCGGCTGGGCGGCATCGTGCTGGAGGGAGGCGAGTCGCTCACCGCGGAGATGGCCAGCCACACGCACCACCTGCTCGGCTGGGTGGCGCTGAAGGAGGGCCATGGCCGTCAGGCGCTGGACCACTTCTCCCAGGTGCAGGGGCGCCAGGTGGAGCCCCACGCGGTGGCCGCGGCCTTCTCGCTGGTGGGAGATGACGCGCGCGCGCTCGATTGGTGGAAGCAGGCGTGGCAGATGTCCTCGGACCGGACGGTGATGCACGAGTACGCCGGGACGCTCATCCGCCTGGGCCGCACCGAGGAGGCGATGAAGCTGCCGAGCGTGGAGGCCGCCGCGGCGTTCAGCTGCGCCGAGCGCGTGCTGTTCATCCGCGGCGTCTATTCGGAGGCGGCCGCGGTGGGCGAGGCGGCGCTCCAGTATGCGCCGAGCGCGAGCATCGCCTACGACGCGGCCTGTGCGTATGCCCGGGCGCGCAACGTTCCTGACGCGGTGCGAATGCTGCGCCGTGCCAGTGAGCTGGGGTTCAAGGACAAGGCGTATGCCGCCTCGGACTCCGACCTGTCGCCGCTGCACGGCCAGCCCGCTTTCGAGGAGTGGCTGACAGAGCTGGGCCAATCCGCCGCCTCCTGA
- a CDS encoding WD40 repeat domain-containing protein has product MPPHHPKPVSPTCVPDSPLGVPIAWPDGRHVAANAGHRIFLWDVQAGTWTRALETRAIHSPPMFHLASERVLGRVLDAHGLRAFAVWDSRDWQCLQTFEGHGEPVRAATFVAEDRVVSISGDGTAQLWDAWTGASLRTFQSGLPHALAVHPTKGLVAISGERGSVVLLDGPTLEVRADFHLPRGTARDEQRGHGQGSTPAHRIQALVWHPDGEHLLGGGRDFVTRMFHGHTGRIVSEWHGHSDEVVSVAVCAERGLLCTGSYDGTVRVWSLDSTECLAVHDLGHADISGLCFVGGAIYVTVRSELRVIPLP; this is encoded by the coding sequence TTGCCCCCACATCACCCGAAGCCCGTCTCTCCTACCTGTGTGCCCGACAGTCCGCTCGGGGTTCCCATCGCCTGGCCTGATGGTCGGCACGTCGCCGCCAATGCTGGCCATCGCATCTTCCTCTGGGATGTCCAGGCGGGCACTTGGACGAGGGCGCTGGAGACGCGCGCCATCCACAGTCCCCCGATGTTCCACCTGGCGAGTGAGCGGGTGCTCGGGCGGGTGCTCGACGCCCATGGGCTTCGTGCCTTCGCCGTCTGGGACTCACGGGATTGGCAATGCCTCCAGACCTTCGAGGGGCATGGCGAGCCGGTGCGGGCCGCGACCTTCGTTGCAGAGGACCGAGTCGTCTCCATCAGTGGTGATGGCACCGCGCAGCTCTGGGATGCCTGGACGGGTGCGTCCTTGCGCACGTTCCAGAGTGGGCTACCCCACGCGCTCGCCGTGCACCCGACGAAGGGGCTTGTCGCCATCAGCGGTGAGCGCGGCTCCGTGGTCCTGCTCGATGGGCCGACGCTCGAGGTTCGCGCTGACTTCCACCTGCCCAGGGGGACGGCGCGAGACGAACAGCGCGGCCATGGGCAGGGAAGCACGCCAGCTCATCGTATTCAGGCGTTGGTGTGGCATCCCGATGGCGAACACCTGCTCGGCGGGGGCAGGGACTTCGTCACTCGGATGTTCCATGGCCACACGGGGCGCATCGTGTCGGAGTGGCACGGGCATTCGGATGAGGTCGTCTCCGTGGCGGTCTGCGCGGAGCGAGGGCTCCTGTGTACCGGAAGCTACGACGGCACCGTGCGAGTCTGGTCGCTCGACTCGACCGAGTGCCTCGCGGTGCATGACCTTGGCCACGCCGACATCAGCGGACTGTGCTTTGTGGGCGGCGCCATCTACGTGACGGTGCGGAGTGAGCTTCGGGTGATTCCGCTGCCGTGA
- the dusB gene encoding tRNA dihydrouridine synthase DusB yields the protein MLRLGPYSLPNPYVLAPMAGVSEMPFRVLAFRMGAALCPTELVSSQGLMRANQRTLMYLRFDAQVEKPYSLQLYGGDPEAMGLAAAVGKSHGAQLLDVNMGCPVKKVTKNGAGSALLSDPLRAAAIVRAMREASGLPVTCKIRSGWDASSRNYLQMAAALQEAGCAGLAIHPRTREQGYSGLADWSVIADVKRHFPELPLFGNGDVRTPEDARRMQETTGCDFVMIGRAALGNPWIFRELAGGEAPSPEERCALVLEHFHAHLAFVGDALAAVRSFRRHLGWYAHGLAGAASFRARANVMDAPEAVADAVRAFFASADTDRSASANEEQDVDYRAALG from the coding sequence ATGCTGAGACTCGGCCCCTATTCCCTTCCAAACCCCTATGTCCTCGCCCCCATGGCCGGGGTGTCGGAGATGCCCTTCCGGGTGCTCGCCTTCCGGATGGGCGCAGCCCTCTGCCCCACCGAGCTCGTCAGCTCCCAGGGCCTGATGCGGGCCAATCAGCGCACCCTCATGTACCTGCGCTTCGATGCCCAGGTGGAGAAGCCCTACTCGCTCCAGCTCTATGGAGGAGACCCGGAGGCCATGGGGCTCGCGGCGGCGGTGGGCAAGTCCCATGGCGCGCAGCTGCTCGACGTGAACATGGGCTGTCCCGTGAAGAAGGTGACGAAGAACGGGGCGGGCAGCGCCCTGTTGAGCGACCCGCTCCGCGCCGCCGCCATCGTCCGCGCCATGCGCGAGGCCTCCGGCCTGCCCGTCACCTGCAAGATTCGCTCGGGCTGGGATGCCAGTTCCCGGAACTACCTCCAGATGGCCGCCGCGCTCCAGGAGGCGGGCTGCGCGGGGCTCGCCATCCACCCTCGCACCCGGGAGCAGGGCTACTCGGGCCTGGCGGACTGGAGCGTCATCGCCGACGTGAAGCGCCACTTCCCGGAGCTGCCCCTCTTCGGAAACGGGGACGTGCGCACGCCCGAGGACGCCCGGCGCATGCAGGAGACCACCGGCTGCGACTTCGTGATGATTGGCCGCGCGGCGCTGGGCAACCCGTGGATTTTTCGCGAGCTGGCCGGAGGAGAGGCGCCCTCACCCGAGGAGCGGTGCGCCCTGGTGCTGGAGCACTTCCACGCGCACCTGGCCTTCGTCGGGGACGCGCTGGCCGCGGTGCGCTCCTTCCGCCGGCACCTGGGCTGGTACGCCCATGGCCTCGCGGGGGCCGCCTCCTTCCGGGCACGCGCCAACGTGATGGACGCGCCGGAGGCGGTGGCGGACGCGGTGCGCGCCTTCTTCGCCTCCGCGGACACGGACCGCTCCGCGTCCGCGAACGAGGAGCAGGACGTGGACTACCGGGCCGCGCTCGGCTGA
- a CDS encoding glycoside hydrolase family 1 protein — MRTPEETFPTHFTFGVATSAYQVEGGIENDWAEWERAGKLKEPHARCGRAVDHWHRYEEDYALAKAVGATAFRISLEWARIEPVRGRFDEAALEAYRERLLKMKAHGLRPVVTLHHFTHPSWFHRETPWHLPESVPTFRRYAQRCAALLEGLDALVISFNEPMVLLLGGYLQGAIPPGIADGALTMRALENMVRSHAAARQELLAKLGRVELGISQNMLAFAPDRWWHPLDRALVRLASPAYNHAFHEALATGHLRVNMPGVASTRVAIPEARDSVEFIGVNYYSRAHLRFVPRPPFIEFKYRDTRGRGLTDIGWEDWPEGFLQTLRDVKRYGRPVWITENGIDDRAGTRRPHYLHSHLAQVLAARAEGVDVQGYLYWSLLDNFEWLEGWGPRFGLYHVDFDTLERRPTPACDYFRAVATQRRLVAPGAL, encoded by the coding sequence ATGCGGACCCCTGAAGAGACCTTCCCCACCCACTTCACCTTCGGCGTCGCGACGTCCGCGTACCAGGTGGAGGGCGGAATCGAGAACGACTGGGCGGAGTGGGAGCGCGCGGGGAAGCTCAAGGAGCCCCATGCGCGTTGCGGGCGGGCGGTGGACCACTGGCACCGCTACGAGGAGGACTACGCGCTGGCGAAGGCGGTGGGCGCCACCGCGTTCCGCATCTCCCTGGAGTGGGCGCGCATCGAGCCTGTGCGAGGCCGCTTCGACGAGGCGGCGCTCGAGGCGTACCGGGAGCGGCTCCTGAAGATGAAGGCCCACGGCCTGCGGCCCGTGGTGACGCTGCACCACTTCACCCACCCGTCCTGGTTCCATCGGGAGACGCCGTGGCACCTGCCCGAGAGCGTGCCTACCTTCCGGCGGTACGCCCAGCGGTGCGCGGCCCTGCTGGAGGGGCTGGACGCGCTGGTCATCTCGTTCAACGAGCCCATGGTGCTGCTGCTCGGCGGCTACCTCCAGGGGGCCATTCCGCCGGGCATCGCCGACGGGGCGCTCACCATGAGGGCCCTGGAGAACATGGTGCGCTCCCACGCGGCGGCGCGGCAGGAGCTGCTCGCGAAGCTGGGCCGGGTGGAGCTGGGCATCTCCCAGAACATGCTCGCCTTCGCGCCGGACCGGTGGTGGCACCCGCTGGACCGCGCGTTGGTGCGCCTGGCCTCCCCCGCCTACAACCACGCCTTCCATGAGGCGCTGGCCACCGGCCACCTCCGGGTGAACATGCCGGGCGTGGCCTCCACCCGCGTCGCCATCCCCGAGGCCCGGGACTCGGTGGAGTTCATCGGGGTGAACTACTACAGCCGCGCGCACCTGCGCTTCGTGCCGCGCCCGCCCTTCATCGAGTTCAAGTACCGCGACACCCGCGGCCGGGGCCTCACCGACATCGGCTGGGAGGACTGGCCCGAGGGCTTCCTCCAGACGCTGCGCGACGTGAAGCGCTACGGGCGTCCGGTGTGGATTACGGAGAACGGCATCGACGACCGCGCGGGCACGCGCAGGCCCCACTACCTGCACTCGCACCTGGCCCAGGTGCTGGCCGCCCGGGCGGAGGGCGTGGACGTGCAGGGCTACCTCTACTGGAGCCTGCTCGACAACTTCGAGTGGCTGGAGGGCTGGGGGCCGCGCTTCGGCCTCTACCACGTCGACTTCGACACGCTCGAGCGCCGCCCCACTCCCGCCTGCGACTACTTCCGCGCCGTGGCCACCCAGCGGCGACTGGTGGCTCCCGGCGCGCTGTAA
- a CDS encoding response regulator, producing the protein MQHDSTMPPVVLISDDEPLVVSALAREAKRSGLTCISDTTSERVLELARMHRPAVIILDINQHQDGRDLLAQLKQDPATRDCKVIILSGVEDQFTRHVCFELGADDYEVKPFDPTFMTRVARLATTVSRTRA; encoded by the coding sequence ATGCAGCACGACTCCACCATGCCCCCCGTCGTCCTCATCTCCGATGATGAACCTCTCGTCGTGTCGGCGCTCGCCCGCGAGGCGAAGCGCTCCGGCCTGACGTGCATCTCGGATACGACGTCGGAGCGCGTGCTGGAGCTGGCGCGCATGCACCGCCCCGCCGTCATCATCCTGGACATCAACCAGCACCAGGACGGACGAGACCTCCTCGCCCAGCTCAAGCAGGACCCGGCCACCCGCGACTGCAAGGTCATCATCCTCAGCGGCGTCGAGGACCAGTTCACCCGTCACGTCTGCTTCGAACTCGGCGCGGACGACTACGAGGTGAAGCCCTTCGACCCCACCTTCATGACCCGCGTCGCGCGGCTCGCCACCACCGTCTCCCGCACGCGCGCCTGA
- a CDS encoding GAF and HD-GYP domain-containing protein translates to MLSPVFSQPPPDLNRRLAKLTSILDVAKAMSAERDLDLLLPLILFEATKVVEADRCSLFILDRERNELWSKVAQGSKNEIRLPVGSGVAGQVAHTGAIINIPDAYADSRFNRSFDVSSGYQTKTILCVPMRDANGDVTGVIQALNKLDGQGFNAEDEELLLALGAQAAGAIENALLHEEINRLFEGFVSASVVAIEARDPTTAGHSGRVADLTVSLAQTLEHLSAGPYARIRFSASEIQELRYASLLHDFGKVGVREPVLVKAEKLYPHELDVLRARFQLARKDLQLQSYRRRYEAVKRHGAEAASDIEAAEEARLASELKHLIEVFDFVLTCNRPTVLAQGGFERLTELGTLRFDDAEGLAQPLLLPREIQSLSIPRGTLSPEERREIESHVEHTYRFLTQIPWTRALRRVPEIAYAHHEKLDGTGYPRAEREIPIQSRMMSIADIYDALTASDRPYKKAVPHTLALDILKRETDSGQLDRDLFRIFVEAEIPRRALLHPPK, encoded by the coding sequence GTGCTCTCTCCTGTCTTTTCGCAGCCGCCGCCCGACCTCAACCGCCGTCTGGCGAAGCTCACGTCCATCCTGGACGTCGCCAAGGCCATGAGCGCCGAGAGGGATTTGGACCTCCTGCTCCCCCTCATCCTCTTCGAGGCCACCAAGGTGGTGGAGGCGGACCGCTGCTCGCTCTTCATCCTGGACCGCGAGCGCAATGAGCTGTGGAGCAAGGTGGCCCAGGGCTCCAAGAACGAAATCCGGCTCCCCGTGGGCAGCGGCGTCGCGGGCCAGGTCGCCCACACCGGCGCCATCATCAACATCCCCGACGCCTACGCGGACTCGCGCTTCAACCGCTCGTTCGACGTCTCCAGCGGCTACCAGACGAAGACCATCCTCTGCGTCCCCATGCGCGACGCCAACGGCGACGTGACGGGCGTCATCCAGGCCCTCAACAAGCTCGATGGCCAGGGCTTCAACGCCGAGGACGAAGAGCTCCTGCTCGCCCTGGGCGCCCAGGCCGCTGGCGCGATTGAGAACGCCCTGCTCCACGAGGAAATCAACCGCCTCTTCGAGGGCTTCGTCTCCGCCTCCGTCGTCGCCATCGAGGCGCGGGACCCGACGACCGCGGGCCACTCGGGCCGCGTCGCGGACCTCACCGTGTCGCTCGCGCAGACGCTGGAGCACCTGTCCGCCGGCCCCTATGCGCGCATCCGGTTCTCCGCGTCGGAGATTCAGGAGCTGCGGTACGCGTCGCTGCTGCATGACTTCGGCAAGGTCGGCGTGCGAGAGCCCGTGCTCGTCAAGGCGGAGAAGCTCTACCCGCATGAGCTCGACGTGCTGCGCGCCCGCTTCCAGCTCGCCCGGAAGGACCTCCAGCTCCAGAGCTACCGCCGCCGCTACGAGGCCGTGAAGCGCCATGGCGCGGAGGCCGCATCGGACATCGAGGCCGCGGAGGAGGCTCGGCTCGCCTCAGAGCTGAAGCACCTGATCGAGGTGTTCGACTTCGTCCTCACCTGCAACCGCCCCACCGTGCTGGCCCAGGGCGGCTTCGAGCGCCTCACCGAGCTGGGGACGCTGCGCTTCGACGACGCCGAGGGGCTGGCCCAGCCGCTGCTGCTGCCGCGCGAAATCCAGTCGCTCTCCATTCCCCGCGGCACCCTCTCTCCCGAGGAGCGCCGCGAAATCGAGAGCCACGTCGAGCACACCTACCGCTTCCTCACCCAGATTCCGTGGACGCGCGCCCTGCGCCGGGTGCCGGAAATCGCCTACGCGCACCACGAGAAGCTCGACGGCACGGGCTACCCCCGCGCCGAGCGCGAAATCCCCATCCAGTCGCGGATGATGTCCATCGCGGACATCTACGACGCGCTCACCGCCAGCGACCGGCCCTACAAGAAGGCCGTGCCCCACACCCTCGCACTCGACATCCTCAAGCGGGAGACGGACTCCGGCCAGCTCGACCGCGACCTGTTCCGCATCTTCGTCGAGGCGGAGATTCCTCGACGGGCCCTGCTCCACCCGCCGAAGTAG
- the rpe gene encoding ribulose-phosphate 3-epimerase, whose product MTRRPVRISPSLLSADFGRLAEEVRDIEAAGADLIHVDVMDGRFVPNITMGPVVVEAIKRVATKPLDVHLMIVEPERYVEAFVKAGADVLTVHVEASPHLHRTLQAIRKAGAKASVVLNPSTPLSAIEEVLGDVDMVLLMSVNPGFGGQSFIESTVDKVRRLRAMFDARGLDTDIEVDGGINAETGRQVVAAGATVLVAGSYVFGAKDRAAAIRSLRT is encoded by the coding sequence ATGACACGCCGCCCTGTTCGAATCTCCCCTTCACTCCTGTCCGCTGACTTTGGCCGCCTCGCCGAGGAGGTCCGAGACATCGAAGCCGCGGGGGCTGACTTGATTCACGTTGATGTCATGGACGGCAGGTTTGTGCCGAACATCACGATGGGTCCGGTGGTGGTGGAAGCCATCAAGCGGGTGGCGACGAAGCCGTTGGACGTGCACCTGATGATTGTGGAGCCGGAGCGGTACGTGGAGGCCTTCGTGAAGGCGGGGGCGGACGTGCTGACGGTGCACGTGGAGGCGAGCCCGCATCTGCATCGGACGTTGCAGGCGATTCGGAAGGCGGGGGCGAAGGCGTCGGTGGTGTTGAACCCGAGCACGCCGCTGTCGGCCATCGAGGAGGTGCTGGGCGACGTGGACATGGTGTTGTTGATGAGCGTGAACCCGGGGTTCGGGGGGCAGAGCTTCATCGAGTCCACGGTGGACAAGGTGCGCCGGCTGCGGGCGATGTTCGATGCGCGTGGGTTGGACACGGACATCGAGGTGGACGGGGGCATCAACGCCGAGACGGGGCGCCAGGTGGTGGCCGCGGGCGCGACGGTGCTGGTGGCGGGCAGCTACGTCTTCGGGGCGAAGGACCGGGCGGCGGCGATTCGTTCGCTGCGGACCTGA